One genomic segment of Fundulus heteroclitus isolate FHET01 chromosome 10, MU-UCD_Fhet_4.1, whole genome shotgun sequence includes these proteins:
- the srsf2a gene encoding serine and arginine rich splicing factor 2a: MSYGRPPPDVEGMTSLKVDNLTYRTSPETLRRVFEKYGRVGDVYIPRDRYTKESRGFAFVRFLDKRDAEDAMDAMDGALLDGRELRVQMARYGRPPDSMYSRRGAPPRRYGGYGRRSRSRSGSPRRRRRSRSRSRSRSRSRSRSRNRYSRSRSRSYSRSKSRSRSKSKSKSKSKSRTPRRSKTKSPSRSRSRSRSKSRSRSKSRSRTPASNRGSKSRSRSKSKSGPKSPGNNEAEP; this comes from the exons ATGAGCTACGGAAGGCCGCCGCCAGACGTCGAGGGGATGACCTCCCTGAAAGTGGACAACCTGACTTACAGAACTTCGCCCGAGACACTCCGTCGAGTTTTTGAGAAGTACGGTAGGGTAGGGGACGTCTATATTCCCCGGGACCGGTACACCAAGGAGAGCCGCGGCTTTGCCTTTGTACGTTTCCTCGACAAGCGCGACGCCGAAGACGCAATGGACGCCATGGACGGCGCGCTGCTGGATGGGCGCGAGCTGCGGGTTCAGATGGCGCGCTACGGACGGCCGCCAGACTCCATGTACAGCCGGAGAGGGGCTCCACCACGCAGATACGGGGGCTACGGACGCAGAAGCAGGAG TCGCTCAGGAAGTCCCCGCCGTCGCAGACGTAGCCGCAGCCGCTCCAGGAGCAGGAGCCGTTCCAGGTCCAGGAGCCGCAACCGCTACAGCCGTTCCAGATCCCGTTCTTACTCCAGGTCCAAATCAAGGTCCAGGTCGAAGTCCAAGTCCAAatccaagtcaaagtccagaacgcCCCGACGGAGCAAGACAAAGTCTCCTTCCAGATCCCGGTCCCGCTCCAGGTCCAAATCCCGCTCCAGGTCCAAGTCCAGGAGTCGAACCCCAGCTTCCAACAGGGGGTCAAAGTCCCGATCCAGGTCTAAGTCCAAGAGTGGACCAAAATCACCAGGAAACAACGAAGCAGAGCCCTAA